A single Anopheles maculipalpis chromosome 3RL, idAnoMacuDA_375_x, whole genome shotgun sequence DNA region contains:
- the LOC126561575 gene encoding YTH domain-containing protein 1 has product MADLDAVNLGLDETERDIAEALENSYDTRSEASGDGDGDDANEPDADEGGDASHPSISSVSSAESDSGTDLEEEDNEDKGVGSKKKKVDSKITQQENGSAKDKQGVKKKVKKVTTTQTNVEDEEDEEDEVDNDDDDDDDEEQEDDPMEEDEEEEEEEDDDEEDEDDDDDQEERRNNKRVKKTKNTTGKTAAAKKKVVAKKATTTTTTAKQPVKKKAKTTAASVKEVTAEKTAAVEKKKKKAAGAVQDGKKVTGKKKEEKDSAASNGPEDQDDAVNNSTNNENDTSTSSSSSSSSSSSSSDGGSKKDDRKSRSRSPASGAPEAKRTRTKAATGNASGTKNTVKSYDYVTKINYLFREARFFLIKSNNHENVALSKGKGVWSTLPPNEANLNQAFRESRNVIMLFSVKESGKFAGFARMGAEARRDLPAVDWVLPPGMSAKALGGVIKIDWVCKKELPFTSTSHLYNAWNDDKPVKIGRDGQEIEPKVAEELCRLFTEDTSIDMTPILKKSKEASKLMKEKAASKSFRSRPPNFGRPTSSSLRSRSSGGNGGGGGIGPIRRGGRRMYPGPKGGRDGVGGSRSHATSSMFAPYRKDRHGGGGSGGMGGGGGSRHGGHGMGGPRMGMGGGNGGDGGGDRGGGGGGLSRSASLGAMHHAAHHHRWADGYSSTAAAEAYVADYMRNMQNQLPPMPYAPPPGFPGMPMPYDSLPPPPRYYEGLPIPEYPMPPGSIPGSVTGAGGMPPPRSHAAAAAAAAAAMYDKRAYEQSMEEFMWKPINSMSTGSAGSGGGGGGAGGAGGNGGSQGGGGGLSSAVGGLVGGIPTMKGPPPVLPSHGYHVPPPMIPPMHHHHMHRKNDRGDGGVGNSSDRGQQRGGDRDRSNHRSDRNQHRGGGGGGGIGGGGRGYNNRDRR; this is encoded by the coding sequence ATGGCCGATCTGGACGCAGTAAATCTCGGGCTAGATGAAACGGAACGGGACATTGCGGAAGCGCTGGAAAATTCGTACGACACCCGTTCGGAAGCTTCCGGCGATGGGGACGGTGATGATGCGAACGAACCCGACGCAGATGAGGGTGGCGATGCATCGCATCCAAGCATCAGTTCGGTCAGCTCGGCCGAATCAGACTCCGGCACTGATTTAGAGGAGGAGGACAACGAGGACAAAGGTGTGGgcagtaaaaagaaaaaggtggaCAGTAAAATCACCCAGCAGGAAAATGGATCCGCCAAGGATAAGCAAGGGGTAAagaaaaaggtgaagaaaGTGACGACGACTCAAACGAATGTTGAAGACgaggaagacgaagaagacgaagttgacaatgatgatgatgatgatgacgacgaggaGCAAGAGGACGATCCGATGGAAGAGgatgaggaggaagaggaagaggaggacgatgatgaagaggatgaagacgatgacgacgaccagGAAGAGCGGCGTAATAATAAGCGTGTgaagaaaactaaaaacacaACCGGCAAGACAGCGGCAGCTAAGAAGAAGGTTGTTGCTAAGaaagccaccaccaccaccacaaccgcCAAACAGCCAGTGAAGAAGAAGGCCAAAACGACTGCAGCCTCTGTAAAAGAAGTCACGGCGGAAAAGACAGCGGCTgttgagaagaagaaaaagaaggcagCCGGTGCGGTGCAAGATGGTAAAAAGGTGACTGgtaagaagaaagaagagaagGATTCTGCCGCCAGCAATGGTCCCGAAGATCAGGACGATGCGGTCAATAATAGTACCAATAATGAGAATGACACGAGtaccagcagtagcagcagtagtagcagtagcagtagcagcagtgacGGTGGCAGCAAGAAGGACGATCGCAAGTCCCGTAGCCGCAGCCCGGCTTCCGGTGCACCGGAAGCAAAGCGCACCCGCACGAAAGCTGCCACCGGCAATGCATCTGGTACGAAAAACACGGTCAAATCGTACGACTACGTGACGAAAATTAACTATCTGTTTCGCGAGGCACGCTTCTTTCTGATCAAATCGAACAACCACGAGAATGTGGCACTGTCCAAAGGGAAGGGCGTGTGGTCAACGTTGCCACCGAACGAAGCGAACTTGAACCAAGCGTTCCGGGAAAGCCGCAATGTAAtaatgctgttttcggtgaaGGAAAGTGGCAAGTTTGCGGGTTTCGCACGGATGGGTGCGGAAGCGAGGCGTGATCTACCGGCCGTCGACTGGGTGCTGCCACCGGGCATGTCGGCCAAAGCGCTCGGTGGGGTGATCAAGATAGATTGGGTTTGCAAGAAGGAGCTACCGTTCACGAGCACCTCGCATCTGTACAATGCCTGGAATGATGATAAACCGGTCAAGATTGGCCGGGATGGGCAGGAGATCGAGCCGAAGGTTGCGGAAGAGCTGTGCCGACTGTTTACGGAGGACACGAGCATCGACATGACGCCGATACTGAAGAAATCGAAGGAAGCATCCAAGCTGATGAAGGAAAAGGCGGCCTCGAAATCGTTCCGCAGTCGGCCACCGAACTTTGGACGGCCCACCTCATCCTCGCTAAGAAGCCGCAGTAGTGGAGGAaatggtggaggtggtggcaTAGGACCGATACGGCGCGGTGGAAGACGTATGTACCCGGGCCCGAAGGGTGGACGGGATGGTGTCGGTGGGAGTCGTTCGCACGCTACTAGCTCGATGTTTGCCCCATACAGGAAGGATCGGCACGGTGGAGGAGGAAGTGGAGGTATGGGTGGAGGTGGAGGAAGTCGacacggtggacatggaatgGGCGGTCCACGGATGGGTATGGGCGGTGGAAATGGTGGCGATGGAGGAGGAGATCgtggtggtgggggtggtggACTTTCGCGTTCTGCTTCCCTCGGAGCGATGCATCATGCGGCCCACCACCATCGTTGGGCGGATGGGTACAGTTCGACGGCTGCAGCCGAGGCGTACGTTGCCGACTATATGCGCAACATGCAGAATCAGCTGCCACCGATGCCGTACGCACCACCGCCGGGTTTCCCGGGCATGCCGATGCCGTACGACAGTTTGCCACCACCGCCCCGATACTACGAGGGTTTGCCGATACCGGAATATCCGATGCCACCCGGTTCCATACCCGGCAGTGTAACTGGTGCCGGTGGGATGCCACCACCGCGGAGTcatgcggctgctgctgcggcggcTGCCGCTGCAATGTACGACAAGCGAGCGTACGAACAGTCGATGGAGGAGTTTATGTGGAAACCGATCAACAGCATGAGCACCGGCAGTGCTGGTAGTGGTGGGGGAGGTGGTGGAGCGGGTGGCGCTGGTGGCAATGGGGGAAGTcagggtggtggtggaggtttGAGCAGCGCGGTCGGCGGGTTGGTTGGCGGCATACCGACGATGAAGGGACCGCCACCGGTTCTACCCTCCCATGGGTACCACGTGCCTCCGCCAATGATTCCACCGATGCATCACCATCACATGCACCGTAAGAATGATCGCGGCGATGGCGGTGTCGGAAACTCGTCCGACCGAGGACAGCAGCGGGGCGGTGACCGGGATCGTTCTAATCATCGCAGTGATCGGAACCAGCATcgcggtggcggtggaggtggtggtatCGGAGGAGGTGGCCGTGGGTATAATAATCGTGATAGGCGATGA
- the LOC126561462 gene encoding DNA repair protein Rev1 — MKRKERETGFEGWGDYMDAKISKLEDQFRHSTTIVGEKLSNLFAGISIFVNGYTSPSADELKRLMMLHGGVFHHYKRPTTTYTIASNLPDVKVRSITSEIIISPRWVVDCLKEGRLLDYSKYLLYTQHKPSQPKLGFAKLGPSANNGMDLAKPVVKNDGDPNDISRSECLNVLNMLKHFLDPIAPAEPAPNQQQEELKQNVPENDKSPLPSANGHGKECALPHSSPDVFSEDDPLPSETSARESSEMVKSPAKSIPAKSAKQSLTATDPNFLKEFFNNSRLHHIATLGAGFKQYVGELREKSTGSFPARETMVQAIRNSGAVGDTVDCEFSGHDRNARYIMHIDMDCFFVSVGLRKYPHLRGLPVAVTHSRGSEARVPSHPGQNRALEIELYHKRLEERYKAPDIPIESRLAAIDEHNSLSEIASCSYEARRCGVKNGMFVGAALKLCPELKTIPYDFDGYREVAHQLYDTIAQYTLDIEAVSCDEMFVDLTELIQSTGIDVMEFVTYVRDRISTVTSCACSAGIGANRLQARMATKKAKPNGQFHLVPGAVEEYMRAISIADLPGVGPSTSHRLKKMTYVTCADLQTIPKNVLQTEFGKKFGETLYNACRGLDDKPLVYDRGRKSVSVDVNYGIRFSTEQEVDRFMCQLTEEIHRRLLELRERSKLVTVKLLERSPEAPIETAKFMGHGLCDVVTKSQPLRQYTDDRTVIEDAVLGLMRTLAVEPCELRGIGIQLSKFEGVRHAVDNEAGNRLKQMLQKVEDKRKPAPEMVQVPKVFGQPDDQEPCTSRSSTTAPQPIPPSPVIQIFSGKDVSLFIETQANGSLNFQKRNETVLNSPSRKTAGGLKPSIRGRRGRPPKWASVAGRKEQTKTAQSVSGMRKFLTSTTSSSSLTNDLPDGLDPEVLAALPEDIREEAIRDYRRQQQLLAANNLRQHQIRIEKTPVKISPAKDATHREWRSPITPQTVSSVGDEQKIKIELKFLEALPPELRIEVEKQIELNKDNMVVTCSEPEIDEPLLVTPDNSPVKEYTPAKFPDRSYVTPERTLKVCKAPKDPNILKRQNWRELVEEWVDSTEEPYEYDVQLLVANGQELCENKSLERLYLFLRYFYRTVQDQKNCHWHGAYYNVVHPIQDRMLATHGRRLAVPVKINCEMCNNRAI, encoded by the exons atgaaacgaaaggaACGTGAAACCGGCTTCGAAGGATGG GGCGATTATATGGATGCCAAGATCTCCAAACTGGAGGACCAGTTTCGGCACAGTACAACCATCGTCGGGGAAAAGCTATCGAACCTTTTCGCAGGTATATCGATTTTCGTGAACGGTTACACCAGCCCATCAGCTGATGAACTGAAGCGCCTGATGATGCTGCACGGCGGTGTGTTTCATCACTACAAACGTCCAACCACAACGTACACGATCGCATCGAACCTGCCCGATGTTAAGGTGCGTTCGATTACGTCcgaaatcatcatcagccCTCGGTGGGTGGTGGATTGTTTGAAGGAGGGACGGTTGCTGGACTACTCGAAGTATCTGCTGTACACACAGCACAAACCATCGCAACCGAAGTTGGGCTTCGCTAAGCTGGGCCCGTCTGCGAACAATGGTATGGATTTGGCTAAACCAGTAGTGAAGAATGATGGCGATCCAAACGACATTAGTCGCAGCGAATGTTTGAATGTGTTGAATATGCTGAAGCACTTTCTGGATCCAATAGCACCGGCAGAACCGGCACCGAATCAACAACAGGAAGAGTTAAAACAAAACGTGCCGGAGAACGATAAAAGTCCGCTTCCATCTGCTAATGGACATGGTAAGGAGTGTGCACTACCTCACTCTTCACCAGATGTGTTTTCGGAAGATGATCCACTCCCATCGGAAACGTCCGCACGCGAATCGAGCGAAATGGTTAAAAGTCCAGCTAAAAGCATTCCTGCGAAAAGTGCAAAACAATCGCTCACCGCCACGGATCCCAACTTTCTGAAAGAGTTCTTCAACAACTCACGGCTGCATCATATCGCTACGCTTGGGGCAGGCTTTAAGCAGTACGTTGGAGAATTGCGTGAAAAATCGACCGGTTCTTTTCCGGCTCGCGAAACAATGGTTCAAGCGATCCGCAACAGTGGCGCTGTGGGAGACACAGTGGATTGTGAATTTAGTGGCCACGATAGGAACGCACGCTACATTATGCACATCGATATGGATTGCTTCTTTGTGTCGGTTGGCTTGCGGAAGTATCCCCACCTTCGCGGTCTCCCGGTAGCTGTAACCCATTCCCGTGGCTCTGAAGCACGCGTTCCGTCACATCCGGGACAGAACCGTGCGTTAGAGATCGAACTGTACCACAAGCGGCTGGAAGAGCGTTACAAAGCACCGGACATACCGATTGAATCACGCCTAGCGGCTATCGATGAGCATAACTCACTGTCGGAGATTGCTTCCTGCAGTTACGAGGCACGCCGATGCGGCGTAAAGAATGGAATGTTCGTTGGAGCTGCCTTGAAGTTGTGTCCGGAGTTGAAAACTATTCCGTACGATTTCGATGGTTACCGGGAGGTGGCACACCAGCTTTACGACACGATCGCTCAGTACACGCTCGACATAGAGGCGGTTAGTTGTgatgaaatgtttgtcgacCTAACGGAACTCATCCAATCAACCGGGATCGACGTGATGGAGTTTGTAACGTACGTACGGGACCGTATATCGACTGTTACAAGTTGTGCCTGTTCAGCGGGCATTGGTGCAAATCGTCTACAAGCGAGAATGGCcaccaaaaaggcaaaaccaAATGGTCAGTTTCATCTCGTTCCGGGTGCTGTTGAAGAGTACATGCGGGCTATTTCGATAGCCGATCTACCAGGCGTTGGACCAAGCACGTCACATCGGTTGAAGAAGATGACGTACGTTACATGTGCCGATTTACAAACTATCCCCAAGAATGTTCTGCAGACGGAGTTTGGCAAAAAGTTTGGTGAAACGCTTTACAACGCATGTCGCGGACTGGACGACAAGCCGCTGGTGTACGATCGGGGACGAAAGTCAGTATCGGTTGATGTTAATTATGGCATAAGGTTCAGCACGGAACAGGAGGTAGATCGTTTTATGTGCCAGCTGACGGAAGAAATTCATCGCCGGCTTTTGGAGTTACGTGAACGGAGCAAACTCGTTACGGTGAAGTTACTGGAACGCTCACCGGAAGCACCCATCGAGACGGCGAAATTTATGGGCCATGGGTTGTGTGATGTCGTAACAAAGTCGCAACCACTTCGCCAGTACACGGACGATCGGACTGTGATTGAGGATGCGGTACTAGGGCTAATGCGGACGCTGGCCGTTGAACCATGCGAACTAAGAGGAATTGGAATTCAGCTGTCCAAATTCGAGGGTGTAAGGCACGCGGTTGATAATGAAGCGGGAAACCGGTTGAAACAAATGCTCCAGAAAGTGGAAGACAAACGAAAGCCTGCACCAGAAATGGTTCAAGTTCCCAAGGTGTTTGGGCAGCCTGATGATCAGGAACCATGCACATCTCGTAGTAGCACCACAGCTCCTCAACCGATACCACCATCACCGGTAATACAAATT TTTAGTGGAAAGGATGTATCTTTGTTCATTGAAACGCAGGCTAATGGTTCcctcaattttcagaaacgcAACGAAACTGTGCTTAACTCGCCTAGCAGAAAAACAGCCGGAGGATTAAAACCAAGCATCAGAGGCCGTCGTGGTAGACCTCCAAAATGGGCATCCGTGGCAGGAAGGAaggaacaaaccaaaaccgcaCAAAGCGTTAGTGGGATGCGGAAATTTTTAACATCCACCACTTCGTCGTCCAGCTTGACCAACGATCTTCCTGATGGGCTTGATCCGGAAGTATTAGCTGCCCTGCCCGAAGATATAAGGGAAGAAGCGATACGAGACTACAGgagacagcagcagctgcttgCGGCCAACAACCTCAGACAACATCAAATTCGAATAGAAAAAACTCCAGTAAAGATATCGCCTGCCAAGGACGCAACTCACCGTGAATGGAGGTCTCCAATCACTCCACAAACGGTGAGCAGTGTCGGagatgaacaaaaaataaagatcGAGCTAAAGTTCCTAGAGGCACTGCCTCCAGAGCTTCGCATCGAGGTGGAAAAGCAGATTGAGCTAAACAAAGACAACATGGTGGTAACGTGCAGCGAGCCCGAAATCGATGAACCTTTGCTGGTCACACCGGATAACAGTCCGGTGAAGGAGTATACGCCTGCAAAGTTTCCCGATCGGAGTTATGTTACACCCGAGCGAACACTCAAGGTCTGTAAAGCGCCCAAAGATCCAAACATTCTGAAGCGCCAGAACTGGAGAGAACTGGTGGAGGAATGGGTCGACAGTACCGAGGAACCGTACGAGTACGATGTGCAGCTACTGGTAGCGAATGGGCAGGAACTGTGCGAGAACAAGTCGCTGGAAcggttgtatttatttttacgttaCTTTTATCGAACAGTTCAGGACCAGAAAAACTGCCATTGGCATGGGGCATATTACAACGTCGTTCATCCTATACAAGATCGAATGTTGGCCACCCATGGTAGACGGTTGGCAGTGCCAGTGAAAATTAACTGTGAAATGTGCAATAATCGTGCGATTTAG